CCGCCAGCGCACCTGATCCGCGCCGCACAACCCATATAATGGCGCTCGTTCCGATCAACCTGCGCGGGCGTTGCGCAAAGTCAATGACGCCCGGCGACTGTCGCTGTCAAGCATGCAAAAAATCATCCTGCCGTTCGTGTCCGGCTTTCTGGCGTCGCTGTTCTTTCATGAGTCGACGCTCGCGCTTCTGCACGCCGCCGGCCTCATCGACCCGACAGGGTTCTCGACCGCGCCGTTCGTGCCCGTCGGGCTGCCGGAGTTCATCGCCAACGCGATCTGGAGTTCCGTGTGGGGCGTGCTGATGGCGTGGCTGTTGCGCGTATCGCCCGAGCGGCCCGCGCCGTGGGTTCAGGCCTTCGTGTTCGGCGGCATCGTGCTGACGGCGGCGGGCGTGTTCGTCGTCGATCCCCTGCGCGGCATCTGGCCGACGGGCAACATGTTGCCGCGCCTCGCGCTCGGCTTCGCGTCGAACGCGATGTGGGGCTGGGGCGCGCTCGTATTCATGCGCGCCTTCATGACGCGCGAGGACTGAGGCCGCCCGCCCGTTCTTTTGTGTGCTTCAGCCCTGCAGGTCGCGCAGCGGATGCTCGTTCGCGGGCCACGGGCTGTCGAACATCTTTTCGACGTCCGCGCGCGTCACGTCCTCGATACGCGCAAAGCGCCACTGCGGCTTGTTGTCTTTATCGATGATGCGCGCACGGATGCCCTCCGGCGCATCGCCGCGTTCGAACGACGAGCGCGTCAAGTCCAGATCGCGGCGCAGGCATTCGGCCATCGTGCCTTCGGCGCGCGTCACCACTTCCAGCGCAACGGCCATCGACAGCGGCGAACGCTCGCGCAGCACGGCGCCTGTCTGCTCGGCCCAATCGGCGTAGTTGCAATCGCCTTCGCGATCGAGCGACTGGATGATCTGCACGATATCGGGCAACGCGAAGTGCCGGTCGATCGACGTGCGCGCGTCGGCGAGCGGCGATGTGTCGGGCGTCGGCACGATCTTGTGCGATTGCGTTTCGTGCAGCACGGCCGCGACGACGTCGGCGCCCAGCTCGAATGACTGCGTTTTCAGGCGGTCGATCAACGCGGGAATCGCCTGGTCGGGCAGCCACGCGTCGGCGAGGCCTGCGTAAAGCGCGTCGGCCGGGCCGATCGTCTCGCCCGTCACGGCGAGATAGCGGCCGACCGCGCCCGGCGTGCGCGCGAGAAACCAACCCGCGCCGACATCGGGAAACAGGCCGATGCGCGTTTCCGGCATCGCCATGCGCGTCGTCGACGTCACGACGCGCAAACCGCCCGTGCGATGCGCGCCTTGCGAAATACCCATGCCGCCGCCCATCACGATGCCGTTCATGAACGCGATATACGGCTTCGTGTACGTGAAGATGGCGTGGTCGAGCCGGTATTCGTCGATGAAGAACGTGTCCACGGCATCGCCGTCGCCACGGCGAAACGACTCATAGAGATAGCGGATATCGCCGCCCGCGCAGAACGCGCGCTCGCTCGTGCTGCGCACGACGACGGCCAGCACGTCGGGATCGTCGCGCCACTGGTCGAGCGCCGCATGCATCGCGCGCATCATGTCCAGCGACAGCGCGTTGAGCGCCTTCGGCCGGTTCAGTTCGATGAAGCCAATGCGATTGGCGACATACGTCATCAACTCGTCGGTGGCGCGGGACGATTCGGGTATCGGCATGGTGTGGGCGTAAAGCGGTTGAATGAGCATGCGACGCAAACGGTAGCACGCGGACCGGACTTCTTCAGTGAAACCAGCGGACGTGGATGCACCCGTCAAGCCTTATGCGCTTTTCGCTTTCGTTGACGCGGCACGGTGCGACTTCGATGGCTTGTCGGCCTGCTGCGTCTGCGCATGCGTTGCGCCCTCGCCTGACGCTTCGTCCTTGTGTGCCGCTGTTTGCGCGTTGCCCGCTCCGAACCATGCCACGAGCGCTGCGTTCACCACGGCATCGAGCGGCGCGCGCGGAAACACAGGGCACGTCAGATGCAAGGCAACGATGCCGTGCATCGTTGCCCAGAACGCCTCGGCGCACACCTGGCTGTCGGGCGCCTCGGGCGCCTCGGGCAGACGGCCGTCTGCCTTCAGCGCATCGATCGATTCGATTATCAGGCGAAACGCCTTGTCGTCAGCGTGGTCCGTGGGGTCCGCGCTGTCGCCCTCATCCGCACCCGCATCGCCGCCGAGCGCCGCGCCCGTGTACGACGGGTCTTCCATGAAGATCAGCCGGTACGTTTCGGGATGCGCGACACCGAACGCGACATACGCCCGGCCGATCGCCTTGAGCCGCTCGGCGGGATCGGCGATGGCGGTCAACGGCTCGAAACTGGCGAGCAGCTGCGCATAACCCTCCGCGCACAGCGCACGCGCGATCGCATCGCGGCTTTCGAAGTGCAGATACAGCGTGGCCGGCGAGTATTCGATCGCATCGGCGATCTTGCGCATCGACAGCGCGGCAAAGCCCTCGCGCATGACGATGCGCCGCGCGGCGTCGAGGATGCGCGTGCGCAGTTCCAGTTTCTGGCGTGTCTTTCGTTCGGCGATTCCCATGACGCCAATTTTCCGGTTGACAAACTGAAAAGTCAATTTAAACTGAACATCGTTCAGTGAACACCGTTCAGTAAATTTCTTTTGGTCAGTTTCGCCTTGACGGGAGATGTCATGGAAGACGCAGCACAGATTGGACTGTTCGGCGCGGCGGGCGCCGCCGGACGCATCATCGCCCACGCGCTCAGCGCGGCGGGCCGGCGCTATCGGGTGATCGGACGCGGGCGGCAGGCGCTGCAGGCGTCGTTCGGACACGATCCTCTGGCGGAAATCGTCGCGTGGAATCCCGACGATCCCGCCACGATCGCCGCCGCAGCGGCAGGCTTGCAGACGGCCGTGTATCTCGTCGGTGTGCCGTATCACCAGTTCGAACAGCATCCCGTGCTGATGCAAAAGACGCTCGACGGACTGCGCGCGGCGGGCGTGCAGCGGCTGATCCTGATAGGCACCGTGTATCCGTACGGGCGCGCCCGCACTACGCCCGTCACCGAGTCGCATCCGCGCGAGCCGCATACGTTCAAAGGCAAGATGCGCCTCGCGCAGGAAAATCTCGTGATCGACGCGCATGGCCACGGCGGACTGGAAACGCTCGTGCTGCGCCTGCCGGATTTCTACGGTCCCGGGGTCGAACGCAGTTTGCTGCATGGCGTATTCGAAGGCGCGGCGCAAGGCAAGCGCGCGCAGATGATCGGCCCGATCGACGTGCCGCATGAATTCGTGTTCATGCCCGATGTGGGGCCGGTCGTCGAACGCCTTTCGCGCACGCCCGCAGCATTCGGCCGCGTGCTGCATCTGGCGGGCGCGGGCACCATCACGCAGCGCGAAATCGCGCAACGCGCCTACGCGCTCGCGCAGCGCGAACCGAAGCTGATGGTGGCGAACAAGACGATGCTGCGCATCATGGGTCTGTTCAACCCGCTGCTACGCGAAATGGTCGAAATGCATTACCTGCTGACAGACCCCGTCGTGCTCGACGACTCGGCGCTGACGAAGCTGATGGGTTCCGTCGGGAAGACATCGTATGAAGCGGGCATTGCGCAGTCGCTGGCGGCTGCGCAGCGTGCGCTGCAACAGAACGCTGGCGTGCAGGCGGCGTGACGCACACCGCCTCGCAAACGCGTCATGGCTTGCGCTGCTCAGGTACTGGCGAGATTGCCCGGCGGAAAGTGGCCGCTCTTGAGCAAAACGGGCGTGCCGTTGCTGATCAGCAGATGTTCGCGCGCGACGGCTTCGATACGCTCGCGGCCCGCGTCGAAGGCGCGGCGCCAGGCGTCGGTGTCGTTCGCGTCGGCGCCGAAATGATCTTCGAGCGCTTCGACAGAAATGGCGCACGGCACCCTTTCACCGTCGACCAGCGCCGGAAACACCAGCGTCAGATTGAAGTCGCGGTAAGCGGGCGCGTCCGCGGGAAAACGAATCTCCATGGTGACCTCATCGGGAAAATCCGGCGTTCCAGGCGAGTGGCCGCCCCGGTGCGCGAGAACCGGCAGGCGACGACTGGCCCAATCAGCGGGCTTAATGGTACTCGTAGCGGCACACGACGGTCCAGCGTGGGGTAGGCCGCGGTTTGCCGGTCCGCTTCGGCGACGCGGCCGTCCGTTCTCATGCATGCGCCCGATCGGCGCGCGTCGTGCCACGCATCACTCACCGTCGAGCAGCCGGTCGACATACGCGCGGCCCGCCTTCTCGACGAACACCAGCGCTTCGTCTTCCGACACGAAGCGATGCTCGTCGCCGATTTCGATCAACGTTTCGATGCGGTGCGGATCGTCGGGCCCGCGCTCCGACAGACTGACCGCTCCGACGTACAGCCCTTCCCGCTCGCCCGCGCGCCGCGCCTGTTCATGCGGCGGCACGAGCCGCGCCGATGCGCTGATGTAATAGCCACGATATGGGCCGCTCACCCGCTCTGCCATGTTCGCCTCTCGTTCGAAGTTGCTGCAATGGAATCGACAGCACGCGGCACGCCACGTGCGATACACGGTAAGTCTGCCCGCCGCGCGATAAGTTCTGCGCGGCCTGCGCAACACGCATGCACGGGCGCGCCGCCTGCAATTTCCGGACGAGAACCGACGATATGGGAAAATATTTGCTTCGAGAGCGCGAGATCGCCGAACCGGACGCGGCCAACGCGTGGTTCGCCTACGCGGAAAGTCACGGCATCGACATTCCTCGGGCGATCAACATCTGGCAGGACGCGGCGACGGAAGAAGGCGTCGAAAGCCGACGCCTCGTCGGGCAGGCGGGCATCCGCATCGAACTGTCCGAAACGGGGCGCCTGAGCCTCCGGCCGCAAGTCTGAGGCGTCCCGCCGAGCCACAAGGACCCGCATTCTGTGCGCCATGCAGCCGCCAGCGACGGCGCGTCGCCCGCAATGGGCGCACGACGCTGGCGGCTCGCGTGCGCAGCGCTCGCGTCACAGCTTATTTCTGGAAGGAAACACAATGAAGTCGATTGAACGGCGCGCGCGCCATCCTCTTGTCTCCCACGCGATCCGTGCTGCGGCGCTGCCGCTTGCCGTCCTCGCGATTGCGAGCCTTGGCGCATGCGCGTCGTCGAACGAAACCAAGCTGATCAACCTGCCTAACGGCGAAACCGGCTTCGCCGTCAGCTGCAGCGGCGCGGACGCGAGTTCGAGCTGGGCATCGTGCTACGTGCTGGCAGGCAAGGCGTGCGGCGCGACGGGTTACGACATCGTGTCGAAGGACAACGACGACGGCGGCCTGGCAGGCGGCAGCGTCACGAACGTGGTGTCGGCGAGCGTGAAGAACCGTTCGATGGTGATTCGCTGCAAGTGATTCGCCGCGCGCACACGTCGCGCGGCGTCAGTGCGCCTGCATCTTCGAAAACAGGTTGAGCACGACGACGCCCGCGACGATCAGGCTCAAGCCCGCGACGGCCGCAAGATCCGGCACCTGTCGATACATCAGGATCGCGACCAGCGTGATCAGCACGATCCCGACGCCGGACCAGATCGCATACACGATGCCGACGGGCAGGCTCTTGAGCGTGAGCGACAGGCAGTAAAACGAAATGCCGTAGCCGAGCAGCACGACGAGCGCAGGTACGAGCCGCGTGAAACCTTCCGAGGCGCGCAGCGCCGAGGTCGCGATCACTTCGGCGACGATCGCGATGCCGAGCAATGCATAGGGCGGCACGCGCATGCGTCAGGCCTTTGCAAGCGCGAGCTTGCTGTAGTCGTGGCCGAGGTGCGCGCACAGCGCCTCGACGACGAGCTCGTGATCCGCGCGTTGCGGCAGCCCCGACACCGTCACCGAACCGATGACGCCCACGCCCTTCACGGTCAGCGGAAACGCGCCGCCATGCGATGCATAGTCGGCGACGGGAAGACTGTGTTTGTCGGCGAGCGTCCCGTTCGACTGTTGCAGCGTCAGACCGACGGCATACGAGCTGCGGCGGAAATGCGCCACCGTGTTGCCCTTGCGGCGCGCCCAGTTGACGTTGTCCGGCGTCGCGCCGTCCAGCAACGAGAAGAACATGGGCTGGCCGAACGTGCGGATCTCGATGGCAAGTGCGAGGCCGCGCGCTTTCGCGACCTCGTGCAGATACGCACCGAGCTGCCACGCGGTGTCGGCATCGAAATGAGGGAAGACAAGCGTATTTTCCTGCGCAGCGATCGACTGCAAATCGTGAGCGATGTCCATGGCGTGTCGAGTGAGCATTGATGAATGCGACGCCGCACGCGATATCAAGTCTCGCACGGCGCCGAAGAACGGGGATTCTAGCGCACGTGTCGCGCGCTACATGACCATGCTCTCACAGTCGCAGCGCGCATTCGAGGCACGTTCGACACGTTTGTCGCGGCAAGCCAGATCACCGTCGCTTTCCACACTTTCATGTCGATTCTTAAAAACTGATTGCATTGAGCATGCGGTTGCCCTATAATCTTCTCTTCGACGGACGCGGGGTGGAGCAGTCTGGCAGCTCGTCGGGCTCATAACCCGAAGGTCGTAGGTTCAAATCCTACCCCCGCAACCAGTAGTCACTGGTTATATGTTCCAGGTGTCATCAAGTACCGTCGCACCATCAAACCCGCCAATGGCGGGTTTTTTGTTTTGCGGGCCTGTTCTCGCTTCAGGATGAAATCGTCATGGTCGCTACACGCTCGCGCGGGGGCCGCAGGCGTCATCGAGAACCCCCGCCCCGGTGATACACTCCCATCACCGTTTCCCATCCCCTTCCTATGAAATTCTGTTCCGTCTGCGGCCACGCAGTGAGCCTGAGCATTCCGCCCGGCGACAACCGTGAGCGCTTCGTCTGCGCGAGCTGCGGCACCGTGCACTATCAGAATCCGCGCAACGTGGTCGGCACCGTCCCCGTCTGGGACGACAAGGTGCTGCTGTGCCGGCGCGCGATCGAACCGCGCTACGGCTACTGGACCCTGCCCGCAGGCTTCATGGAAATGGGCGAGACCACATCGGAGGCGGCGTCGCGCGAAACACTGGAAGAAGCCGGTGCGCGCGTCGAAGTGCAGAACCTGTACACGTTGCTGAACGTGCCGCATGTGCATCAGGTGCATCTGTTCTATCTCGCGCGGCTGCTCGATCTCGACGTGGAAGCCGGCGAAGAGAGCCTCGAGGTGCGCCTCTTCGAAGAGCATGAAATTCCATGGGACGACATCGCGTTCCCAACCGTCGCGCAAACCCTGCGCTTCTTCTTCACCGACCGCGCGTCGGGCAACTACGGTCTGCACACGGGCGACATCTTCCGCTCGCTGCGCGACGGCTGACCACAACGACAGCTGTCGCATGGTTCCCTGGCTAGGCCCCGACGACCCGTTTCCGCCCGTCGAACGCGCGCTATCCGCGGCGAGCGGCGCGCCGGGCCTGCTCGCGGCAAGCGCGGACCTGCTGCCGTCGAGACTCATCGACGCGTACCGGCGCGGCATTTTTCCGTGGTACTCCGACGGTCAGCCCGTGCTCTGGTGGACGCCCGACCCGCGCATGGTCCTGCGCCCGCGCGAATTCAAGATTTCGCCTTCGCTGAAAAAGACGCTCAAGCGCGTGTTGCGCGACGACGCCTGGGAAATCCGCGTCGACGCCGACTTCCCCGCCGTGATGCGCGCCTGCGCGCTCACGCCGCGTCACGGCCAGCGCGGCACGTGGATCACGTCGGACGTGATCGACGCCTACACGGCATTGCACCGCCGGGGCGAGGCGCACAGCATCGAAACGTGGCACGAGGGAAAGCGCGTCGGCGGGTTGTACGGCGTGTCGTTCGGCAAAATGTTCTTCGGCGAATCGATGTTCGCGGACGTCACCGATGCATCGAAAATCGCGCTCTCCGCGCTCGTCTTCCACTTGCGACGTCACGAAATAGAAATGATAGACTGCCAGCAGAACACGTCGCATCTGGCGTCGCTGGGCGGCCGCGAGATCGCGCGCAAGGCGTTCGTCGCGCATGTGCGCGCAAGCGTCGACGCAGCGCCGATCCCCTGGTCGTTCGACAAGACCGTCGTGCGCGATCTTTTTGCGCCGGCGGCGTGATGCGCAGCGTCGTCGAGGGCCGACGCCGCGTGAAAGATGACAATCGCCATGGACGCGTCCGCCGGGCACGCTGCAAGCTACCGTTGAGCAGCAAGCCGGATTGGGCAAATCCAGAAACGCTTCGAGAGCTGCTAACGTGACTCACCCGAATGAGCTGCCGCTTTCACCGCTTTCGGCGCTGCAATTCTATGCAACAGCGCCTTACCCTTGCAGTTATCTGGAAGGGCGCGTCGCGCGCTCGCAGGTTGCGACGCCCAGCCATCTGATCAACTCCGACGTCTATACCGAACTCGTGCGCGCGGGCTTCCGCCGCTCGGGCGTGTTCACGTACCGGCCGTACTGCGACGGCTGCCGCGCGTGCGTGCCCGTGCGCGTGCCCGTCGAACGCTTCACGCCGAACCGTACGCAGCGGCGGGTGTGGAAACGGCACGGCAGCCTGATCGCGACCGTCGCACCGCTGCACTACGACGAAGAGCACTACGCGCTCTACATGCGCTATCAGTCGGCGCGCCACGCGGGCGGCGGCATGGACCGCGACAGCCGCGACCAGTACGAGCAGTTCCTGTTGCAAAGCCGGATCAATTCCCGCCTCGTCGAATTCCGCGAGCCGGCCAATCCCGGTTACGCGGGCCATCCCGACATGCCCGGCACGCTGCGCATGGTCAGCATGATCGATATCCTCGGCGACGGGCTGTCGTCGGTGTACACGTTTTTCGACCCCGACCTGCCGCACACGAGTTTCGGCACCTACAACATCCTCTGGCAAATCGAGCAGGCGCGCAGTCTGAAGCTGCCGCACGTGTATCTCGGCTACTGGATCCGCGAAAGCCCGAAGATGGCTTACAAGGCCAATTTCACGCCCCTCGAAGGGCTGTTCGACGGAACGTGGAAGGTGCTCGATCCCACCGCGCTGGATCTCTCACCCGTCGAAGCCGCGAAAGCGGGCGCGCGCGGCACGCGCGGCGAACGCAGCTGATGGCACGCGGCGTCGCGATTTCGCTGCTGGCGGCCTGTCCAGACGGGCTTCAACACCGAAACGTCGATAGCCGGCGCGCCGAACCGTTAAAATAGCGGGTTCTCATTTTCAGCCGCCAGGCGCCCCGCCGTGTTCAGTTCCCTTTATCCGCTCGTACGCGCCCAACTCTTCCGCATGGACGCGGAAGACGCCCACCATCTCACCCTGCGCGTGCTTGGCGCGGCCGGACGCACCGGCATCGCGGGCGCGCTCGCGCCGCATGTGCCCGATTCGCCGCGCACCGTGATGGGACTGACCTTCAGGAACCCGGTCGGCCTCGCGGCGGGTCTCGACAAGGACGGCGCGTGCATCGACGGTCTCGCGGCGCTCGGCTTCGGTTTCATCGAAGTGGGCACCGTGACGCCGCGCGCGCAGCCGGGCAATCCGCGCCCGCGCATGTTCCGTCTGCCGCAGGCGAATGCCGTGATCAACCGGATGGGTTTCAACAACGCGGGCGTCGACCAGTTCGTGAAGAACGTGCAGGCCGCGCGCTATCGCGGCACGCTCGGGCTGAACATCGGCAAGAACGCCGACACGCCGATCGAGCGCGCCGCCGACGACTACCTGTATTGCCTCGAGCGCGTCTATCCGTTCGCGAGCTACGTGACCGTCAACATCTCGTCGCCGAACACGAAGAACCTGCGCCAGTTGCAAGGCGCGGACGAACTCGACGCACTGCTCGCCGCGCTGAAGGACAAGCAGCAGCGTCTGGCCGACCTGCACGGCAAGCTCGTGCCGCTCGCGCTGAAAATCGCGCCGGATCTCGACGACGAGCAGATCAAATCGATCGCCGATACGCTGTTGCGTCACCGGTTCGAAGGCGTGATCGCGACCAACACGACGCTCTCGCGCACTGCCGTGCAAGGCCTGCCGCACGCCGACGAAGCGGGCGGCCTGTCGGGGCGTCCTGTGTTCGATGCATCGAATGAAGTGATCCGCAAGCTGCGCGTCGAAGTCGGCAGCGAGGTGCCCATCATCGGCGTGGGCGGGATTTTCTCGGGCGCGGACGCGCAGGCCAAGCTCGATGCGGGCGCATCCCTCGTGCAGCTCTACACGGGCTTCATCTATCGCGGCCCTGCCCTCGTCGCCGAGTGCGCGCAAGCGCTTGCCGGTCGCCGGGGCTGAGCCACGAACCGGCGGCGCGCGGACGAACGGCTAGCGGTGCATCGGTAGAGCAACGCTAGCGCGCCGCCAGCGCATCGAGCCGTGCGCCGAACCGGTCGAAGCGCGGCTCGTAGAAGTGATCCGGGTCGAGCGAAAACGCGACGCGGCGCGTGCGGCCCATCAGCTCTTCACGCGGAAAGAAACCAAAATAGCGCGAATCCGCGCTGTCATCGCGATTGTCGCCGAGCATCAGATACTCGCCCGCGGGCACCGTCACGGGGTCGAACGAGCGGCGCGGGCTAGGCGCGACTTCCGAGAGCCGCACGACATGCGCGACGCCCGCGAAACGCTCGGTCAGATAGTCGCCGGGCGAAGCGGCGTCGCCGGGCAGCGGCGCGAGCGCCAGCGGCTGATAGCTCGCCCGCACGCCGTTCACGTACAGCACGTTGTCGCGCATCGCAACGATGTCGCCAGGCAGGCCGATCAGGCGCTTCACGATCAGTTCGTGCGCGGCGGATGAATCGATCGTTACGATGTCGCCGCGCTGCGGCTCATGCAGATGCGCGATGGCAATGTGCGTGAGCGGCACGCGCAGATCGTAGGCCATCTTGTCGACGAGAATGCGGTCGCCCTCGCGGATGGTCGGCAGCATCGAACCGCTCGGCACGACGTTCCAGTCGGCGATCGCGCTGCGAAACAGCACCATCAGAACGATAAATGCGACGAGACTCTTGTACTCGCGCCACAGCCGGGCCAGCATGCGCATCATCGCGCTCCTCGAAACAGCATGTCTACGGAAGGAAAATGAAGCCGGCCGGCCTGGTGGTCAGGCGCGAACCGGGCCGAACGCACCGGCGCCCGCCTGCACCCACACCCGCACCGGCCGTGACGATCGTATCATTGCGCGCACTCGTCCCGCAGCGTCACTCGCATGGAAACCTGAGACCCAGTGCCGCGCGCGCCGCATCGGCCATCTCGATCATCTGCCGCGACTTCGCGTGCGTCATGATGGGACTTTCGAGTTCGCCCCGGCGAACCAGTTCGCAGAAGTGCGCGGTCTCGTAGTTCAGGCCGCCGCCTTCGAACGGCGCATCGAGCTCGACGACGCGTCCATCCACGTAGCGCACCGTCGCGCGCGCCGGGTTCCACCAGTTCTCGTGAATCGTGACGTGACCCAGCGTGCCCGCGATGAACGCATCGCCCTTGCCGAACAGGTCCAATCCGCAAAAGAGCTGCGCGATGCCGTTCTCGTGGCGGCTGTTGAGGCTCGCGAACGTGTCGACGCCCGTCCGCCCGAGCCGTCCGAGCGTCTGCACGTCGAGCGGCGCGCCGAGCCAGTCGACGGCGAGAAACATCTCGTAGATGCCGATATCGAGCAGCGCGCCGCCCGCCTGGTCGAACGACAGCGACGGATGATCGTCCGGCACGCCCGGCACCGAGCAACCGGCCCGCACAAGGCCGATCGCACCGATGGGATCGGCCGCCAGATGGGCGCGCAGCTTTCTGTAGAGCGGATAGAACGGCGGCTTCATCGCTTCCATGAAGAGCCGTTGCGACGCGCGCGCGCTGGCGATCACGCGATCGAGCTGCGCCGCGTTGACCGTCGCGGGCTTTTCGCACAGCACATGAATACCGGCCTCGAGCGCGGCCGTCGCGTAGTGCGCATGGCTGTCCTGCATCGTCGCGATATAGAGCGCGTCGATGCCGCTTTGAAGGAGTGTGTCGAAGCTGTCGAACGCCTGTGCGCCATGTTGCTGCGCAAACGTTTCAGCGGGAGCGCGGCGCCGCGACCAGACAGACGTCAGTCGCGTGTCAGGGACATGCGCGAGGCTTTGCGCGAAACGATGGGCGATGCGGCCTGTGCCAACGATGCCCCAGCGTACTGTCGCGGGATGCCCGGAATGGTGGTGGGTTGCTGCGTTATTCATCGGTCGCAAAAAGGGTGTCCGTCCAGTGAGTGACAGCCGACATTGTCGCCGATGTCGCGTATCACTTCGTCGGACTCGCCTTCGCACGGCCTCGCGTGCTGCCTGGTCACGCTGGTACTGTCTTTCTCCTGCCCGGCCTCAGGCCGCCGCGTCCGGCATGGCACTGCTCAGGCGGCTCATCGAGAAATCGATCAGCGCGATCGCCGCCGTTTCCGCTTCCTTCGCATCGTGCCGCTCGATCGCGTCGACCACCCGCGAATGCAGCCGCACCGTCTCTTCCCATGCGCTCTGCGGCAGATCGACGAGCGGCTTCAACGCGGACAGCGCGCCGCGAATGATGGCCGCCATCTGCTGGAAGAACTGGTTGCCGCTCGCAATCACGATACGCGTATGCAGTGCTTCATCCGCAGTCTGATGCCCGGGCTCGCCGGGCGGGCTGTTGCGGAAAGCCTCGAACGCATCGCGGATCGCGGCGATGTCCGAGGCGTTGCCGCGCGTGGCCGCCTGCGCAGCGGCGCGCGGTTCGATCAGCACGCGGAACTCGATCACGTCGCGCAAGAACGTGGGATCGGGCTTCGCACGAAAGCGCCAGTTCACGACGTCCTCGTCGATCATGCGCCAGTCGTGCATCGGCCTGATACGCGTGCCGATCTTGGGCCGCACGTCGAGCA
This is a stretch of genomic DNA from Paraburkholderia caribensis. It encodes these proteins:
- a CDS encoding Gfo/Idh/MocA family protein, whose translation is MNNAATHHHSGHPATVRWGIVGTGRIAHRFAQSLAHVPDTRLTSVWSRRRAPAETFAQQHGAQAFDSFDTLLQSGIDALYIATMQDSHAHYATAALEAGIHVLCEKPATVNAAQLDRVIASARASQRLFMEAMKPPFYPLYRKLRAHLAADPIGAIGLVRAGCSVPGVPDDHPSLSFDQAGGALLDIGIYEMFLAVDWLGAPLDVQTLGRLGRTGVDTFASLNSRHENGIAQLFCGLDLFGKGDAFIAGTLGHVTIHENWWNPARATVRYVDGRVVELDAPFEGGGLNYETAHFCELVRRGELESPIMTHAKSRQMIEMADAARAALGLRFPCE
- the lepB gene encoding signal peptidase I, whose translation is MRMLARLWREYKSLVAFIVLMVLFRSAIADWNVVPSGSMLPTIREGDRILVDKMAYDLRVPLTHIAIAHLHEPQRGDIVTIDSSAAHELIVKRLIGLPGDIVAMRDNVLYVNGVRASYQPLALAPLPGDAASPGDYLTERFAGVAHVVRLSEVAPSPRRSFDPVTVPAGEYLMLGDNRDDSADSRYFGFFPREELMGRTRRVAFSLDPDHFYEPRFDRFGARLDALAAR
- a CDS encoding FadR/GntR family transcriptional regulator → MEQTNKERSLVSKVMDGLVTGIVEEKYGAVLPPQDVLSKEFDVSRTVMREALSMLLARHMLDVRPKIGTRIRPMHDWRMIDEDVVNWRFRAKPDPTFLRDVIEFRVLIEPRAAAQAATRGNASDIAAIRDAFEAFRNSPPGEPGHQTADEALHTRIVIASGNQFFQQMAAIIRGALSALKPLVDLPQSAWEETVRLHSRVVDAIERHDAKEAETAAIALIDFSMSRLSSAMPDAAA